A window from Engraulis encrasicolus isolate BLACKSEA-1 chromosome 11, IST_EnEncr_1.0, whole genome shotgun sequence encodes these proteins:
- the rnf208 gene encoding RING finger protein 208, producing the protein MSCLRRQPVAIPMDTVKIIQSEKFPRECPVPVTQPRFAPPPRVAWDGGGRGGSHEGEVIVNQACSDLTCGDLTLELELTRPTHKPPLPPPHHHHHQHNHTHGPPPPRPLVSPPHVMMRRELTGLGGGTGVANYLSQRKNSLAGGGVGGGTTTTLGHVSVSMSGGHHHHHHPHHGADICYHQLTYKMDDVIVNQYVLRSGSTSSGSSSTSSTSASSSACSSSGGPALLPPSCEPLDCPTCGHTYNFAGKRPRILSCLHSVCEECLQILYESCPKYKFISCPTCRRETVLFTDYGLAALAINSSILSRLPPDAAHGAHAGGPGAVQWGGDPDRSCYQTVRQYCQSACTCHLVNPLAACGLM; encoded by the coding sequence ATGTCTTGCCTGAGGCGCCAGCCTGTCGCCATCCCCATGGATACGGTCAAGATCATCCAATCGGAGAAGTTCCCGCGGGAGTGCCCCGTCCCGGTGACACAGCCCCGCTTCGCCCCTCCCCCGCGCGTGGCGTGGGACGGTGGCGGCCGCGGCGGCAGCCATGAGGGCGAGGTCATCGTGAACCAGGCGTGCAGCGACCTCACCTGTGGCGACCTCACCCTGGAGCTGGAGCTCACGCGGCCCACTCACAAGCCTCCGCTCCCGCCcccccatcatcaccatcatcaacacAACCACACCCACGGGCCCCCTCCCCCGCGACCTCTCGTCTCCCCGCCCCACGTCATGATGCGGAGAGAGCTGACTGGTCTGGGCGGCGGGACCGGGGTAGCCAACTACCTATCGCAGCGCAAGAACAGCCTGGCAGGCGGCGGGGTGGGGGGCGGCACCACGACTACCCTGGGCCACGTGAGCGTCAGCATGTCCGgcggccaccatcaccaccaccacccccaccacggcGCCGACATCTGCTACCACCAGCTGACCTACAAGATGGACGACGTGATCGTCAACCAGTACGTGCTGCGCTCTGGCTCCACCTCCTCgggctcctcctccacctcctccacgtcGGCCTCCTCGTCGGCCTGCTCCTCCTCGGGCGGCCCGGCGCTGCTGCCGCCCTCCTGCGAGCCGCTCGACTGCCCCACCTGCGGCCACACGTACAACTTCGCCGGCAAGCGGCCGCGCATCCTCTCCTGCCTGCACTCGGTGTGCGAGGAGTGCCTGCAGATCCTGTACGAGTCCTGCCCCAAGTACAAGTTCATCTCCTGCCCCACCTGCCGCCGCGAGACCGTCCTCTTCACCGACTACGGCCTGGCCGCGCTGGCCatcaacagcagcatcctcagccgCCTGCCGCCGGACGCGGCCCACGGCGCCCATGCCGGCGGACCCGGCGCCGTGCAGTGGGGCGGCGACCCCGACCGCAGCTGCTACCAGACCGTGCGCCAGTATTGCCAGTCGGCGTGCACGTGCCACCTGGTCAACCCGCTGGCCGCGTGCGGCCTCATGTAg
- the cimip2b gene encoding ciliary microtubule inner protein 2B produces MQDFPPKFSKVLVTPDPQYIPGYAGYCPQLKFNLGKTYGQLTAELLTSPDVARSHSLVLNNARRPRQLTVAVPTSRRVGPRGEIRTCWPAGRRHMEHMTPGYTGFVPRSQNYFAHTYAETCREALTEFQCTQKGGAKLSAYDLPPISKKQGILDVKPWKLNTPLPAIAREPAPYIPQDPFKPRGSPYNMDNSSPHKYFISGYTGYVPKSRFLIGSGYPITTNKALVEFTHDQSLAHAPAATVRLSGDRPVATPTIYHSRRGLLPSYTGHVPGYKFRYGQTFGQLTHNTLGGADIKRNTSSQ; encoded by the exons ATGCAGGACTTCCCACCCAAGTTCAGCAAGGTCCTGGTGACACCAGACCCGCAGTACATCCCCGG CTATGCAGGGTACTGTCCGCAGCTGAAGTTCAACCTGGGCAAGACGTACGGCCAGCTGACGGCGGAGCTCCTGACCTCCCCCGACGTGGCGCGCTCACACAGCCTGGTGCTCAACAACGCCCGCCGCCCGCGCCAGCTCACCGTCGCCGTGCCAACCAGCAGGAGGGTGGGGCCGCGCGGGGAGATACGCACCTGCTGGCCGGCCGGACGCAGGCACATGGAGCACATGACACCTGGGtacacag gCTTTGTACCACGGAGTCAGAACTACTTTGCCCACACGTATGCTGAGACGTGTCGCGAGGCCCTGACCGAGTTCCAGTGCACACAGAAGGGCGGGGCTAAGCTGAGTGCTTACGACCTCCCACCCATCAGCAAGAAGCAGGGCATCCTCGACGTCAAG CCATGGAAGTTGAACACCCCGTTGCCTGCCATCGCAAGGGAGCCAGCCCCCTACATCCCCCAGGACCCCTTCAAGCCGCGAGGGTCACCCTACAACATGGACAACTCCAGCCCTCACAAATACTTCATCTCAG GTTACACTGGCTACGTGCCCAAATCCCGGTTCCTGATTGGCTCGGGGTACCCAATCACGACCAATAAGGCGCTGGTGGAGTTCACCCACGACCAGAGCCTGGCACACGCGCCCGCTGCCACCGTCCGGCTGTCGGGGGACCGGCCTGTGGCCACGCCAACCATATACCACTCACGCAGAGGCCTGCTGCCCTCATACACCGGCCACGTGCCAG GCTACAAGTTCCGGTACGGCCAGACGTTTGGCCAGCTGACCCACAACACCTTGGGCGGAGCCGACATTAAGAGGAACACGTCCAGCCAATGA
- the si:dkey-106l3.7 gene encoding dentin sialophosphoprotein, whose amino-acid sequence MDAAVAAAFGRVSVSSRVDDAFRSASGSRDSLQFSGATARSESEDSGVDVVGSSGPGSPWSSHPHQHAMVTGMGMDMGIGMGSHDTTHDDPSRSRGSEVTDDRGEATVHTAADDHHHHHHHPLPVSSSSPTLSTRSYSTSSSSSLCQSVGSELRCPPPLSLGEGTSTTATTAPHPTLERALQRADPARRQIPRRGLSLVSRGDDNKPSSLQRRRSAASHSSHASHTSHGEGTREHRGQRSLSFKQGGGATQTQSAAVERQDSAATDTGLQTTDSTDSTDTDSRLQSQQTHTETTSESTISRLQAQASGVSQDGWAELSPGFLYLEQVCLMLERFAKLQAHQRGLQTEMEQLRNQQNHRPQYSTQHSVAEHCVRVQVTSCDGDQTDYAETMATQALHGNALGLDILSEVRRRSSSDAGRLTTSYHNRRRSKSIGDLLEEDEEDTALSPDTCGGHELAGERQGRGARIKQKIASLRRNEPRPDMQAMRSQTLPRKKSSLRSLGQFFMKRSKTTST is encoded by the exons ATGGATGCTGCGGTGGCCGCTGCCTTTGGGAGGGTGTCCGTTTCCTCGAGGGTGGACGATGCGTTCCGGAGCGCCTCTGGCTCGCGGGACTCGCTGCAGTTCTCGGGCGCGACGGCGCGGTCGGAGTCGGAGGACTCTGGCGTGGACGTGGTGGGCAGCAGCGGGCCTGGAAGCCCCTGGTCATCGCACCCACACCAGCACGCCATGGTAACCGGCATGGGCATGGACATGGGCATAGGCATGGGCAGCCACGATACCACGCACGATGACCCCTCAAGGTCGAGGGGGTCAGAGGTCACGGATGATAGAGGAGAGGCCACTGTTCACACAGCAGcagacgaccaccaccaccatcaccatcatccccTCCCCGTCAGCTCCTCATCCCCTACCCTCTCCACACGCTCctactccacctcctcttcttcctccctgtgCCAGTCCGTGGGCTCGGAGCTGCGATGCCCTCCGCCGCTCTCCCTTGGCGAGGGCActtccaccactgccaccactgctCCCCACCCCACATTGGAGCGGGCGCTGCAGCGGGCAGACCCGGCAAGACGGCAGATCCCGCGCCGAGGGCTGTCGTTGGTCAGCCGAGGGGACGACAACAAGCCCTCTTCGTTGCAGAGGCGACGCAGCGCCGCCAGTCACAGCAGCCACGCAAGCCACACGAGTCATGGAGAGGGCACACGGGAGCacaggggtcaaaggtcactgAGCTTCAAGCAGGGCGGAGGAGCGACTCAGACTCAGAGTGCTGCAGTGGAGAGGCAGGACAGTGCAGCCACAGACACCGGACTACAGACCACAGACAGCACAGACAGCACAGACACGGACAGCAGACTCCAGAGCCAACAGACCCACACAGAAACAACATCTGAATCCACAATCAGCAGGCTGCAAGCACAG GCCTCAGGTGTGTCGCAGGACGGCTGGGCGGAGCTCTCGCCTGGCTTCCTGTACCTGGAGCAGGTGTGCCTGATGCTGGAGCGGTTCGCCAAGCTGCAGGCACACCAGCGCGGACTGCAGACCGAGATGGAACAGCTCCGCAACCAGCAGAACCACAGGCCGCAGTACAGCACTCAG CATTCTGTTGCGGAGCACTGCGTCAGGGTACAGGTCACGTCATGCGACGGCGATCAAACAGATTACGCGGAAACCATGGCAACGCAGGCGCTCCATGGCAACGCCCTGGGTCTCGACATCCTGTCCGAGGTCCGGCGGAGATCTTCGTCTGACGCGGGGCGGTTGACCACAAGCTACC ataATCGGCGGCGGAGTAAGAGTATAGGAGACCTtctggaggaagatgaggaggacacCGCACTCTCACCTGACACATGT ggaggCCATGAGCTGGCCGGAGAGCGACAGGGAAGAGGAGCGCGGATCAAACAGAAGATCGCATCTCTACGCAGGAATGAGCCCCGGCCAGACATGCAAGCTATGAG GTCACAGACGCTGCCGAGGAAGAAGTCTAGTCTGCGCAGCCTGGGACAGTTCTTCATGAAGCGCTCCAAGACCACATCCAcatga